From the Ruania alkalisoli genome, one window contains:
- the phnD gene encoding phosphate/phosphite/phosphonate ABC transporter substrate-binding protein, with protein sequence MKRAMRFAAIGAVAALALTACASEEPADDETTAEETGGEDAGDETGEDMADPEELVLGLVPSQDMDALVEDADQLGALIEAELGIPVTTTVTDSYAGLVTAMQTGQAHIGMFGPIALVQAADQAGAQIVLQSVRYGTSTYHTQWFTNDPDTYCLDEVVEVEQEDGAIYTFCNGTDEAETGPAGEDALALIEQDTQISMVDESSASGYYYPATQLERVAGLDPLALNTLFAGGHPNSIINVASGDYAVGVSFDDARDNVVEENPQIGEEVTVFAYSDEIPNDGVAVAGDLSEDLQQRIADAMVAVIETEEGATAFDEVYSIEGLVEADLDALDAARQVEANFAGL encoded by the coding sequence ATGAAGCGTGCGATGCGATTCGCGGCGATCGGCGCCGTGGCTGCGCTTGCTCTGACGGCATGTGCGAGCGAGGAGCCGGCCGATGATGAGACGACCGCCGAGGAGACCGGCGGCGAGGATGCCGGTGACGAGACCGGAGAGGACATGGCCGACCCCGAGGAGCTGGTGCTCGGCCTGGTGCCGTCCCAGGACATGGATGCGCTGGTGGAGGACGCCGACCAGCTCGGCGCCTTGATCGAAGCCGAGCTCGGCATCCCCGTGACGACCACCGTGACCGACAGCTACGCAGGCCTGGTGACCGCGATGCAGACCGGTCAGGCCCACATTGGCATGTTCGGGCCGATCGCCCTGGTTCAGGCTGCCGACCAGGCCGGTGCCCAGATCGTGCTGCAGTCGGTGCGCTACGGCACGTCGACCTACCACACCCAGTGGTTCACCAACGATCCGGACACCTACTGCCTGGACGAGGTCGTGGAGGTCGAGCAGGAGGACGGCGCGATCTACACCTTCTGCAACGGCACCGACGAAGCGGAGACCGGCCCGGCCGGCGAGGACGCCCTGGCCCTCATCGAGCAGGACACGCAGATCTCGATGGTCGACGAGTCCTCCGCATCCGGCTACTACTACCCGGCGACCCAGCTCGAGCGGGTCGCGGGCCTGGACCCGCTGGCGCTCAACACGCTGTTCGCGGGCGGTCACCCGAACTCGATCATCAACGTGGCCAGCGGTGACTACGCAGTGGGCGTCAGCTTCGATGACGCCCGTGACAACGTGGTGGAGGAGAACCCGCAGATCGGTGAAGAGGTGACGGTCTTCGCCTACTCCGACGAGATCCCGAACGACGGTGTCGCCGTTGCCGGTGACCTTTCCGAGGACCTGCAGCAGCGCATCGCCGATGCGATGGTCGCTGTGATCGAGACCGAGGAAGGGGCTACCGCCTTCGACGAGGTGTACTCGATCGAGGGACTCGTGGAGGCCGACCTGGACGCTCTCGACGCCGCCCGGCAGGTCGAGGCGAACTTCGCCGGCCTGTGA
- the phnC gene encoding phosphonate ABC transporter ATP-binding protein, whose protein sequence is MIEFRDVSVTYPNGTKALDGVDLTIPDGQFVVVVGLSGAGKSTLVRTINGIVPATGGELLVDGAPVAAANRRQLRRLRSQVGMIFQSFNLVNRTTVMNNVLTGRLHSAGFLRSVFGWFSAADKEIAFDALERVGILEKAYVRASQLSGGQQQRVAIARGLAQQPRVMLADEPVASLDPPTADAVMRDLQRINRELGITTVVNLHFLDLARRYGDRIIGMRAGKVVFDGTGAEADDAVFESIYGRSLTAEDVVEKKAGPVT, encoded by the coding sequence ATGATTGAGTTCCGCGACGTGTCCGTCACCTACCCGAACGGCACCAAGGCTCTCGACGGCGTCGACCTCACCATCCCGGACGGGCAGTTCGTCGTGGTGGTCGGACTTTCCGGTGCCGGGAAGTCCACGCTGGTGCGCACCATCAACGGCATCGTGCCGGCCACCGGTGGTGAGCTGTTGGTGGACGGGGCGCCCGTGGCGGCCGCCAACCGGAGACAGCTGCGTCGGCTGCGCTCCCAGGTCGGGATGATCTTCCAGTCGTTCAACCTGGTGAACCGGACGACGGTGATGAACAACGTGCTCACCGGCCGGTTGCACTCGGCAGGTTTCCTGCGATCGGTGTTCGGGTGGTTCTCCGCCGCGGACAAGGAGATCGCCTTCGATGCCCTGGAACGTGTGGGCATCCTGGAGAAGGCCTACGTACGCGCCTCTCAGCTCTCCGGCGGTCAGCAGCAGCGCGTCGCGATCGCCCGCGGGCTCGCGCAGCAGCCACGGGTGATGCTCGCCGATGAACCTGTCGCCTCGCTCGACCCACCCACTGCAGACGCCGTGATGCGGGACCTGCAGCGCATCAACCGCGAGCTCGGTATCACCACCGTGGTGAATCTGCACTTCCTGGACCTGGCCCGTCGCTACGGTGACCGCATCATTGGCATGCGCGCTGGGAAGGTGGTCTTCGACGGGACTGGCGCTGAAGCCGATGACGCGGTCTTCGAGTCCATCTACGGACGCTCCCTCACCGCCGAGGATGTGGTCGAGAAGAAGGCGGGGCCGGTGACGTGA
- the phnE gene encoding phosphonate ABC transporter, permease protein PhnE: MNAPVASDRPPPADRPVKPPPSIGTIVGLLVFAAISVYAAIGIEFTLRPLWEDVNRGREIIARYFDPNWAILTRPAVREGFLETLYIAIIATLVGCLIALFCAMLASKVSAPNTPVYRITKLVLSVLRSLPDLAWGLLFVAFVVNGPLAGVLALIMFNIGIVAKLTSESIDAVDRGPIEAVEAAGGSRFQRGRYAVLPQVAPNYLSYCFYVFEINIRASAVLGMVGAGGLGVVINILVSRLQHEDLAAVVYALVVVVFILDQASRAVRRRLT; encoded by the coding sequence GTGAACGCACCCGTTGCCAGCGACAGGCCGCCGCCCGCGGACCGGCCGGTCAAACCGCCACCGTCGATCGGCACGATCGTCGGGCTGCTCGTCTTCGCAGCGATCAGCGTCTACGCTGCCATCGGAATCGAGTTCACGCTCCGGCCCCTGTGGGAGGACGTGAACCGCGGCCGGGAGATCATCGCCCGGTACTTCGACCCCAACTGGGCCATCCTGACCCGGCCGGCAGTCCGTGAGGGGTTCCTGGAGACCCTCTACATCGCGATCATCGCCACGCTGGTGGGGTGCCTGATCGCGCTGTTCTGCGCGATGCTTGCCTCCAAGGTCTCAGCACCCAACACGCCGGTGTACCGGATCACCAAGCTCGTACTCTCGGTGCTGCGGTCATTGCCGGACCTGGCGTGGGGTCTGCTGTTCGTGGCGTTCGTGGTGAACGGACCTCTCGCAGGCGTGCTCGCGCTGATCATGTTCAACATCGGCATCGTCGCGAAGCTGACGTCCGAGAGCATCGACGCTGTCGATCGCGGTCCGATCGAGGCAGTCGAAGCGGCCGGTGGTAGCCGGTTCCAGCGTGGCCGGTACGCCGTGCTGCCGCAGGTGGCGCCCAACTACCTCTCGTACTGCTTCTATGTCTTCGAGATCAACATCCGCGCCTCGGCCGTGCTCGGAATGGTCGGTGCCGGCGGTCTCGGTGTGGTGATCAACATCCTGGTATCCCGGCTCCAGCACGAGGACCTGGCGGCCGTGGTCTACGCGCTCGTCGTCGTGGTGTTCATCCTCGATCAGGCATCCCGGGCCGTGCGACGGAGGCTGACATGA
- the phnE gene encoding phosphonate ABC transporter, permease protein PhnE — protein MSARETPPATQASLARPRPPSKVRSTVWLLVSAAIVLFAIWQVNADWSRFGNIFTEAPRYVALMGQGVIENPFTMPWSEYWTKSLALMVESLQMAWIGTLIGAVLSFPVSFLAASNTAPRVVVIITRQVLNIIRAVPEIVLALVFMIPVFGLGPLAGAMALGVGSVGTLGKLSSEAIEGIDRGPLEALDAAGASKLQQLRWAVVPQVLPEIVAFWLYRFEINIRAGAILGIVGAGGIGSILDQLFNAREWGRIGITLVVIIVVTVIVDQISAKVRQRIIAGPGAPAAAKHLRERVAV, from the coding sequence ATGAGCGCGCGCGAGACTCCTCCGGCCACGCAGGCATCCCTCGCCCGCCCGCGCCCACCCTCGAAGGTGCGCAGCACGGTCTGGCTGCTGGTGAGCGCCGCGATCGTGCTTTTCGCGATCTGGCAGGTGAATGCCGACTGGTCCCGGTTCGGCAACATCTTCACCGAGGCTCCCCGGTATGTCGCCCTCATGGGTCAGGGCGTGATCGAGAACCCGTTCACGATGCCGTGGAGCGAGTACTGGACCAAGAGCCTGGCCCTCATGGTCGAGTCGCTGCAGATGGCCTGGATCGGCACGCTCATCGGTGCCGTGCTCTCCTTCCCGGTCTCCTTCCTCGCTGCGAGCAACACGGCACCGCGCGTCGTGGTCATCATCACGCGGCAGGTGCTCAACATCATTCGTGCGGTTCCGGAGATCGTGCTCGCGCTGGTGTTCATGATCCCGGTGTTCGGGCTGGGTCCGCTCGCGGGTGCGATGGCCCTGGGAGTCGGATCGGTGGGGACACTCGGCAAGCTCTCGAGCGAGGCGATCGAGGGTATCGACCGGGGCCCCTTGGAGGCGCTCGATGCGGCTGGTGCGTCGAAGCTGCAGCAACTGCGCTGGGCTGTCGTCCCGCAGGTGCTGCCGGAGATCGTCGCCTTCTGGCTCTACCGGTTCGAGATCAATATCCGCGCCGGCGCGATCCTCGGCATCGTCGGTGCCGGAGGTATCGGCTCGATCCTCGACCAGCTCTTCAACGCCCGTGAGTGGGGGCGGATCGGGATCACGCTGGTGGTGATCATCGTCGTCACCGTGATCGTGGACCAGATCTCAGCGAAGGTCCGGCAGCGCATCATCGCCGGACCGGGTGCGCCCGCGGCGGCGAAACACCTACGTGAGCGGGTCGCGGTGTGA
- a CDS encoding MurR/RpiR family transcriptional regulator, producing MNGNPEPGSVPALIRAGVAGLHPSEQRVAQVFIDRPEWTIEASAQEVADAADTSRATVVRTAQHLGFSGYPQLRVLLARDVGLSTRAVNETEPKDAAGVVRAVVRDVARAADDLALLLNGDDVLRGVELLLAAQSVLVIGNGLSAPVAMEAAMRLNAIGRSADAPMDHVAQGVRARLLGPQDLCIVVSGTGSTRPTVQAARAARDAGAGLIAFTAFTGSPLTEIATVSFVSGLGASSFRDEITRTTRLSQTIMVNALIRALIQADPESARLAQARMLDVIGEVFLQDPP from the coding sequence ATGAACGGCAATCCGGAGCCGGGGAGTGTCCCGGCGCTGATCCGCGCTGGCGTCGCAGGCCTGCACCCGAGCGAACAGCGCGTGGCCCAGGTGTTCATCGATCGCCCCGAGTGGACGATCGAAGCCTCCGCTCAGGAGGTGGCAGATGCCGCGGACACCTCGCGGGCAACGGTGGTGCGAACAGCCCAGCACCTGGGATTCTCCGGCTACCCGCAGCTCCGGGTCCTGCTGGCCCGGGACGTCGGCCTGAGCACCCGCGCTGTCAACGAGACAGAGCCCAAGGACGCTGCCGGCGTGGTGCGGGCAGTGGTGCGGGACGTGGCCCGGGCAGCCGACGACCTCGCTCTGCTGCTGAACGGTGACGATGTTCTTCGAGGTGTGGAGCTGCTGCTCGCTGCTCAATCGGTGCTCGTGATCGGGAATGGGCTGTCTGCCCCGGTGGCGATGGAAGCCGCGATGCGTCTCAACGCGATCGGCCGCAGTGCTGATGCGCCGATGGATCATGTCGCACAGGGAGTGCGAGCTCGGCTTCTCGGCCCCCAGGACCTGTGCATCGTGGTCAGCGGGACCGGGAGCACCCGGCCCACGGTCCAGGCGGCGCGGGCTGCCAGAGATGCCGGGGCGGGGCTGATCGCGTTCACCGCGTTCACGGGCTCACCGTTGACGGAGATCGCCACGGTGAGCTTCGTCTCGGGGCTGGGTGCTTCCTCGTTCCGCGACGAGATCACCCGGACCACGCGCCTGAGCCAGACGATCATGGTCAATGCTCTGATCCGGGCGCTCATCCAGGCAGACCCGGAGAGCGCCCGGCTCGCGCAGGCGCGGATGCTGGACGTGATCGGCGAGGTGTTCCTGCAGGACCCGCCCTGA
- a CDS encoding peroxiredoxin, giving the protein MPRLEPGQAAPDFTLPTADGSSFSLAEARESAENGVIVYFYPAASTPGCTTQACDFRDSLASLTAAGYSVVGVSPDPVEKLKKFTDDESLTFPLVSDVEHTALDPYGAWGEKKNYGRTYVGAIRSTVVVGKDGTVTEAQYNVRAKGHVAKLRRDLGID; this is encoded by the coding sequence ATGCCGCGACTCGAGCCGGGCCAGGCCGCGCCCGACTTCACCTTGCCCACCGCCGACGGCAGTTCGTTCTCTCTCGCCGAGGCACGAGAATCCGCCGAGAACGGCGTGATCGTGTACTTCTACCCCGCCGCCAGTACGCCGGGCTGCACCACGCAGGCGTGCGATTTCCGCGACTCGCTCGCGTCGTTGACCGCGGCCGGCTATTCCGTCGTGGGCGTCTCACCGGACCCGGTCGAGAAGCTCAAGAAGTTCACCGATGACGAGTCCTTGACCTTCCCGTTGGTCAGTGACGTCGAGCACACCGCACTCGATCCCTACGGGGCGTGGGGTGAGAAGAAGAACTACGGACGAACCTATGTCGGCGCGATCCGTTCGACCGTCGTCGTCGGCAAAGACGGAACCGTCACCGAGGCTCAGTACAACGTGCGCGCCAAGGGCCACGTCGCCAAGCTCCGTCGCGATCTCGGCATCGACTGA
- a CDS encoding diacylglycerol/lipid kinase family protein — MPGQNSEEDLPSEKRRAVLVVNPLKVDVARLRSAVAVEEQAGRWCPSVWLETSADDPGHDVARAALKHAPTVVIVVGGDGTLRSVTEVLHSSGTPIAVVPTGTGNLLARNLGLMGSIETSVHAAFTGSAHAIDVGVARLTHPDGRVSTHMFLVMTGVGLDARMANDTNSSLKKRIGWLAYTEPISRSVLGNEQFEMHYQVGSAAERTVLAHTVIVGNCGTLPAGILLLPDAEPDDGLLDVILLRPKGFWQWLRVAARLGIGGMLHRTEGGRVVLRAAPDLRAMQYVRDRTFTARFDDAQHIQLDGDSFGLVSAVSISLLPGALLVRRP; from the coding sequence GTGCCAGGACAGAACTCCGAGGAGGACCTGCCTAGCGAGAAGCGCCGGGCCGTGCTGGTCGTCAATCCCTTGAAGGTGGACGTGGCACGGTTACGGTCGGCGGTCGCCGTCGAGGAGCAGGCGGGGCGATGGTGTCCCTCGGTGTGGCTCGAGACTTCCGCCGACGATCCCGGGCACGACGTCGCGCGCGCCGCGCTGAAACATGCCCCGACGGTCGTGATCGTGGTCGGCGGTGACGGCACCCTCCGCTCCGTCACCGAGGTCTTGCACTCGAGCGGGACACCGATCGCAGTCGTACCCACCGGAACAGGAAACCTGTTGGCCCGCAACCTCGGCCTCATGGGCAGCATCGAGACGTCTGTGCACGCGGCGTTCACCGGCTCGGCACACGCGATCGACGTCGGCGTCGCCCGGCTCACGCACCCGGACGGCCGGGTGAGCACGCACATGTTCCTCGTGATGACCGGCGTGGGCCTCGACGCGCGGATGGCGAACGACACCAACAGCAGTCTGAAGAAGCGGATCGGCTGGCTTGCCTACACGGAGCCGATCAGCCGGTCGGTGCTCGGCAACGAACAGTTCGAGATGCACTATCAGGTGGGCAGCGCCGCCGAGCGCACAGTCCTTGCACACACCGTGATCGTCGGCAACTGCGGCACACTCCCGGCCGGCATCCTCCTGCTTCCGGACGCCGAACCCGACGACGGGTTGCTCGACGTCATCCTGCTGCGCCCCAAAGGGTTCTGGCAGTGGCTCCGCGTGGCAGCCCGGCTCGGGATCGGCGGGATGCTCCACCGCACGGAAGGTGGACGCGTCGTCCTGCGCGCGGCACCCGACCTGCGCGCCATGCAGTATGTGCGCGATCGCACGTTCACGGCCCGGTTCGACGATGCGCAGCACATCCAGCTCGACGGAGACAGCTTCGGTCTGGTCTCCGCCGTGAGCATCTCGCTCCTACCGGGCGCCCTCCTCGTCCGGCGTCCCTAG
- a CDS encoding aldo/keto reductase — translation MTATGTSPYRNLGRSGAVVFEQALGTMTFGKEADEETSHALIDAYLEAGGNFLDTADVYSQGVSEQIIGRWLAAHPTQAQQVVIATKGRFPMGAGPNDLGTSRRHLRTALDDSLRRLGVDHIDLYQLHAWDALTPLEETLRFLDDAVSAGKIGYYGFSNFTGWQLTKAVHLAERHGWALPATLQPQYSLLVRGIEHEIVPASLDAGIGLLPWSPLGGGWLSGKYQRDVPPTGATRLGENPERGMEAWRKRNDSERTWRILDAVTDIAEAHGSSRSQVALAWLSAQPGVTSVILGARSLDQLRDNLGAVQLHLTDDDLTRLTEASAPETEDYPYGVPGVNQRHRKIEGGR, via the coding sequence ATGACAGCCACCGGCACCTCTCCCTACCGAAACCTCGGCCGCAGCGGAGCTGTCGTCTTCGAACAAGCGCTGGGGACGATGACCTTCGGCAAGGAGGCCGACGAGGAGACCTCGCACGCCCTCATCGATGCCTACCTCGAGGCCGGGGGCAACTTCCTCGACACCGCCGACGTCTACAGTCAGGGCGTCAGCGAGCAGATCATCGGACGGTGGCTCGCGGCCCACCCCACGCAAGCGCAGCAGGTGGTGATCGCCACCAAGGGCAGGTTCCCCATGGGTGCTGGTCCGAACGACCTGGGTACCTCGCGCCGTCACCTGCGCACTGCACTGGACGATTCGCTGCGTCGCCTGGGTGTGGACCATATCGACCTGTACCAGCTGCATGCATGGGACGCCCTGACGCCGCTGGAGGAGACGTTGCGTTTCCTCGATGACGCCGTCTCCGCCGGCAAGATCGGGTACTACGGGTTCTCGAACTTCACCGGCTGGCAGCTCACGAAGGCCGTGCACCTCGCTGAGCGGCATGGCTGGGCCCTCCCGGCGACTCTGCAGCCGCAGTACAGCCTGCTCGTGCGCGGCATCGAGCACGAGATCGTGCCCGCCTCACTCGACGCCGGGATCGGCCTGCTGCCCTGGTCTCCGCTGGGGGGCGGCTGGCTCAGTGGGAAGTACCAGCGTGACGTCCCCCCGACCGGCGCAACCCGTCTCGGTGAGAACCCGGAGCGGGGGATGGAGGCGTGGCGCAAGCGCAACGACAGCGAGCGCACCTGGCGGATTCTGGACGCAGTCACGGACATCGCTGAGGCTCACGGCTCGAGCCGGTCGCAGGTGGCGCTCGCATGGCTCAGTGCCCAGCCCGGCGTCACGTCGGTGATCCTCGGAGCGCGGTCTCTTGACCAGCTCCGTGACAATCTCGGTGCCGTGCAGCTGCACCTGACCGACGACGATCTCACGCGCCTCACTGAGGCCAGTGCGCCCGAGACGGAGGACTACCCCTACGGTGTGCCCGGGGTCAACCAGCGGCATCGCAAGATCGAGGGCGGTCGCTGA
- a CDS encoding ATP-grasp domain-containing protein → MTTSPDAGARLALVTCSALPDLHPEDAPLIEALAEREVSADVLVWDDPEVDWSVYDLVVLRSVWDYTSQRKKFLSWAGSVPRLVNPPNVVRWNIDKHYLQALEDHGLPVVQTTWLEPEAGYDKRGLHNRFPAREDFVIKPAVAAGSEGAGRYTATDANSRRYAIEHAKNLIEAGHSVMVQRYMPEVDSHGEIALVFFHGTFSHAMRKDAMLTGIDDPNAFQVEEMEAYKATHAEIEAAQRALAFARARIPGRSISSRPLPYARVDLIPSGRTPVVMELELIDPALHCSLGRDAMARFADSLAAEIRMGPDSNNIDLA, encoded by the coding sequence GTGACCACCTCACCCGACGCCGGTGCACGGCTCGCCCTCGTGACCTGTTCCGCACTGCCCGATCTGCATCCTGAGGATGCCCCGTTGATCGAGGCGCTCGCCGAACGTGAGGTCTCTGCCGATGTCCTCGTGTGGGACGACCCTGAGGTGGACTGGTCCGTGTACGACCTGGTGGTGCTGCGCTCGGTATGGGACTACACCTCCCAGCGCAAGAAGTTCCTCTCGTGGGCCGGTTCCGTGCCGCGCCTGGTGAACCCGCCGAACGTGGTGCGCTGGAACATCGACAAGCACTACCTGCAGGCGCTGGAGGACCACGGGCTGCCCGTCGTCCAGACCACCTGGCTGGAGCCGGAGGCCGGCTATGACAAGCGTGGCCTGCATAACCGGTTCCCGGCGCGTGAGGACTTCGTGATCAAGCCCGCCGTGGCAGCAGGTTCGGAAGGTGCGGGCCGGTACACGGCCACCGATGCGAACTCCCGCCGGTACGCGATCGAGCACGCGAAGAACCTGATCGAGGCGGGCCATAGTGTGATGGTGCAGCGGTACATGCCGGAGGTGGACTCACACGGTGAGATTGCGCTGGTGTTCTTCCACGGAACCTTCTCGCACGCGATGCGCAAGGACGCCATGCTGACCGGCATCGACGACCCGAATGCCTTCCAGGTGGAGGAGATGGAGGCCTACAAGGCCACCCACGCGGAGATCGAGGCGGCGCAGCGAGCCCTCGCCTTCGCCCGTGCCCGGATCCCTGGCCGGAGCATCTCCAGCCGGCCGCTGCCCTACGCCCGGGTGGACCTCATTCCTTCCGGACGCACCCCGGTGGTGATGGAGCTCGAACTCATCGATCCCGCCCTGCACTGCTCCCTGGGTCGCGACGCGATGGCCCGCTTCGCCGACTCGCTCGCCGCGGAGATCCGGATGGGTCCGGACTCGAACAATATTGACCTCGCCTGA
- a CDS encoding CPBP family intramembrane glutamic endopeptidase, with protein MESVRRTNSDPILLPWHRAGPLPSEAARTFIRFVIVLLLLTAAAMAPIWFGGASTDLLGPLTPILQWLPLVVMLGVHLITRRGTSFLRQSAITPLRPFAPIGRAGLLVIVVLVLVPAITIAVSVGVGAEELTIADGAASTAALILPLVVVTTVMTIGEEVAWRGYLTTLLAPWGFWRASTAIAVVWSLWHLPLTATYLADGTIPGREVLATTVNLFLAAFVLSAVRYLSHSVWPAVLGHALLNTVLVYAYANLIIPTAELDDGAYWLHHAVSWVVWAAAITVTVALVRRARRGTDSTDGAAVDNETGA; from the coding sequence ATGGAGTCTGTACGGCGTACAAATAGCGACCCGATCCTTCTTCCTTGGCACCGTGCGGGGCCTCTGCCCAGCGAGGCGGCCCGCACGTTCATCCGGTTCGTGATCGTCCTGCTGCTCCTGACCGCAGCAGCGATGGCCCCGATCTGGTTCGGTGGCGCCAGCACCGATCTGCTCGGCCCGCTCACACCCATCCTGCAGTGGCTCCCGCTGGTGGTGATGCTCGGGGTGCACCTGATCACCCGGCGTGGCACGTCGTTCCTACGTCAGTCCGCCATCACACCGTTGCGACCGTTTGCCCCGATCGGGCGGGCCGGCCTGCTGGTGATCGTGGTGCTGGTGCTGGTGCCGGCGATCACGATCGCCGTCTCGGTCGGCGTCGGAGCGGAGGAACTCACGATTGCCGACGGCGCAGCCTCAACCGCCGCTCTGATCCTCCCGCTCGTCGTGGTCACCACGGTCATGACCATCGGCGAGGAGGTGGCCTGGCGCGGCTACCTCACCACGCTTCTGGCACCGTGGGGATTCTGGCGAGCGAGCACGGCGATAGCGGTGGTGTGGTCGCTGTGGCACCTCCCGCTGACCGCGACCTATCTCGCGGACGGCACCATCCCGGGCCGTGAAGTGCTGGCCACGACCGTGAACCTCTTCCTCGCCGCGTTCGTCCTCAGTGCAGTGCGGTATCTGTCGCACTCGGTGTGGCCGGCCGTGCTCGGGCATGCGCTCCTGAACACGGTGCTGGTGTACGCCTACGCAAACCTCATCATCCCCACCGCCGAACTCGACGACGGCGCGTACTGGTTGCACCACGCCGTCAGCTGGGTCGTATGGGCCGCCGCAATCACCGTGACCGTCGCGCTGGTACGGCGGGCTCGCCGGGGCACCGACTCGACCGACGGGGCCGCTGTGGACAACGAGACCGGCGCCTGA
- a CDS encoding TetR/AcrR family transcriptional regulator, producing the protein MPHRRNRGPRGDLDLERVLDAGEALLANGAPDRVSIRAVAAFLDVAPNALYTYVSSKAELHQRLADRGLARIDLESLAAGAGTPADRLLAFAVEARHTLLAHPGVLRILATTPVRGPASVALNEALLQTCRDGGLDLAGARSLIYALTVFLHGYLFLEIGDRERDQEPEPFDVDLSTAPLTARMAHLPWDPAGEFARGVRALLSGHGLPAQADSHEASADTDRPGHREVAGPDRAG; encoded by the coding sequence ATGCCACACCGCCGCAACCGAGGCCCTCGCGGTGACCTCGACCTCGAGCGTGTGCTGGATGCGGGCGAGGCACTGCTGGCCAACGGAGCGCCAGATCGCGTGAGTATCCGGGCGGTCGCCGCGTTCCTGGACGTGGCCCCGAATGCTCTCTACACCTACGTCTCCTCCAAGGCCGAGCTGCATCAGCGGCTCGCCGACCGTGGTCTCGCCAGGATCGATCTGGAGTCGCTCGCCGCAGGCGCGGGTACTCCTGCCGATCGGCTGCTCGCGTTTGCGGTGGAGGCGCGCCACACGCTGCTCGCCCATCCTGGGGTGCTACGCATCCTGGCCACGACCCCGGTACGAGGGCCCGCGTCCGTGGCGCTCAACGAAGCACTGCTACAGACGTGCCGGGACGGCGGACTGGACCTCGCAGGAGCCCGGAGCCTGATCTACGCCCTCACCGTGTTCCTGCACGGCTACCTGTTCCTGGAGATCGGCGATCGTGAACGCGACCAGGAACCGGAGCCGTTCGATGTTGACCTGTCGACGGCCCCGCTCACCGCTCGGATGGCTCACCTGCCCTGGGACCCCGCGGGCGAGTTCGCTCGCGGTGTCAGAGCTTTGCTGTCCGGGCATGGACTGCCGGCTCAGGCCGACTCACATGAGGCATCCGCTGACACAGATCGGCCCGGCCACCGCGAGGTAGCCGGGCCGGATCGCGCCGGGTGA